One region of Streptomyces davaonensis JCM 4913 genomic DNA includes:
- the ftsR gene encoding transcriptional regulator FtsR translates to MLQTPSGGVGHGIAATDSELMSIGTVLNALRDEFPEVTISKIRFLESEGLVEPRRTPSGYRKFSADDVERLGYVLRMQRDHYLPLKVIREHLDAMARGEAVPLPAVGRQRDGGAVPELSEAPTAARIGRSELLAAAEIDECDLQEWESYGLIAPLPDGVYDAEAVTVAALVAELGRFGIEPRHLRVMKAAADREAGLVDQVVAPLKRHRNPQTRAHAEARTKELAGLTVKLHAALVQTALGVRLP, encoded by the coding sequence ATGCTTCAAACACCGAGCGGCGGTGTCGGCCACGGCATCGCCGCCACGGACAGCGAGCTGATGAGCATCGGCACGGTGCTGAACGCGCTGCGCGACGAGTTTCCCGAAGTCACCATCTCCAAGATCCGCTTTCTGGAGTCCGAGGGCCTCGTCGAACCGCGCCGGACGCCCTCCGGGTACCGAAAGTTCAGCGCCGACGACGTCGAGCGGCTCGGGTACGTCCTGCGGATGCAGCGGGACCACTATCTGCCGCTCAAGGTGATCCGCGAGCATCTGGACGCCATGGCGCGCGGTGAGGCCGTGCCGCTGCCCGCCGTGGGCCGCCAGCGGGACGGAGGGGCCGTACCGGAGCTGTCGGAGGCTCCCACGGCGGCCCGGATCGGGCGTTCCGAGCTGCTGGCCGCCGCGGAGATCGACGAGTGCGATCTTCAGGAGTGGGAGTCGTACGGGCTGATCGCTCCGCTGCCGGACGGGGTGTACGACGCCGAGGCGGTCACCGTGGCCGCTCTTGTCGCCGAGCTGGGGCGGTTCGGGATCGAGCCGCGGCACCTGCGCGTGATGAAGGCCGCGGCGGACCGGGAGGCGGGCCTGGTGGACCAGGTCGTGGCGCCGCTCAAGCGGCATCGCAACCCGCAGACCAGGGCGCACGCAGAGGCCCGTACGAAGGAGCTGGCGGGGCTCACGGTCAAGCTGCACGCCGCGCTCGTGCAGACCGCGCTCGGGGTGCGCCTGCCCTGA
- a CDS encoding bifunctional nuclease family protein, with protein sequence MNELDVVGVRVEMPSNQPIVLLREVGGDRYLPIWIGPGEATAIAFAQQGMAPARPLTHDLFKDVLEAVGQELTEVRITDLREGVFYAELVFASGVEVSARPSDAIALALRTGTPIYGSDGVLDDAGIAIPDEQEDEVEKFREFLDQISPEDFGTSSQ encoded by the coding sequence GTGAACGAGCTCGATGTCGTAGGTGTCCGGGTCGAAATGCCCTCCAACCAACCGATCGTGCTCCTGCGCGAAGTGGGAGGCGACCGCTACCTCCCCATCTGGATCGGGCCGGGGGAGGCGACGGCCATCGCCTTCGCCCAGCAGGGCATGGCCCCCGCGCGACCGCTGACCCACGACCTGTTCAAGGACGTGCTGGAGGCCGTCGGCCAGGAGCTCACCGAAGTGCGCATCACGGACCTGCGGGAAGGCGTCTTCTACGCCGAGCTGGTCTTCGCCAGCGGGGTCGAGGTGAGCGCGCGTCCGTCCGACGCCATAGCGCTGGCCCTGCGCACCGGAACCCCCATCTACGGCAGCGACGGCGTGCTCGACGACGCGGGCATCGCGATCCCGGACGAGCAGGAGGACGAGGTGGAGAAGTTCCGCGAGTTCCTCGACCAGATCTCACCCGAGGACTTCGGAACCAGCAGCCAGTGA
- a CDS encoding MerR family transcriptional regulator encodes MRSSGDGTAGGAPGRSLGESGPYPPPSSRPRSNGGYPQTGGAADRAPQRPTAVPSGGGAAPMASEEIGYRGPTACAAAGITYRQLDYWARTGLVEPSVRPAYGSGTQRLYSFRDVVVLKIVKRFLDTGVSLQNIRTAVQHLRERGFSDLERMTLMSDGATVYECTSPDEVHALLQGGQGVFGIAVGVVWRDVESALSQLHGERIDTGETLVGHNPADELARRRNRAV; translated from the coding sequence GTGAGAAGCAGCGGCGACGGTACGGCTGGGGGTGCCCCCGGACGCAGTCTCGGGGAGAGCGGTCCGTACCCTCCCCCGAGCTCACGGCCCCGCTCGAACGGGGGATATCCCCAGACGGGCGGTGCGGCCGACCGCGCCCCGCAGCGACCGACGGCCGTGCCGAGCGGCGGAGGGGCGGCGCCCATGGCGTCCGAGGAGATCGGCTATCGAGGCCCGACGGCCTGTGCGGCCGCCGGGATCACCTATCGGCAACTGGACTACTGGGCGCGCACGGGGCTGGTGGAGCCGAGCGTGCGGCCCGCGTACGGGTCGGGGACGCAGCGGCTGTACAGCTTCCGGGACGTCGTCGTCCTGAAGATCGTCAAGCGGTTCCTGGACACCGGGGTGTCGCTTCAGAACATCCGGACCGCGGTGCAGCATCTGCGGGAGCGGGGTTTCAGCGATCTGGAGCGCATGACGCTGATGAGCGACGGTGCCACGGTCTACGAGTGCACCTCGCCCGACGAGGTCCACGCGCTGCTCCAGGGTGGGCAGGGCGTCTTCGGGATCGCCGTCGGTGTGGTGTGGCGGGATGTCGAGAGCGCGCTGTCCCAGCTGCACGGGGAGCGGATCGACACCGGGGAGACGCTCGTCGGGCACAATCCGGCGGATGAGCTGGCGCGGCGGCGTAACCGGGCGGTCTGA
- a CDS encoding DNA polymerase IV, with the protein MRSAPTILHLDMDAFFASAEQASKPSLRGKAVIVGGLGPRGVVATASYEARVFGVNSAMPMAQARRLAPNAAYLVPRFGFYRSISEQVMALLRALSPLVEPLSLDEAFVDLEAGGAAWDEASARLAGVKLRADIRAFTGLTGSVGLAASKMLAKIASEQAKPDGLVLIEPGTERALLGPMSVRTLPGVGPATGDHLRRAGIHTVDELAEAGEDELVRLLGKAHGHALYAMALARDERPVVAERETKSVSVEDTYDVDIHDRVRVGLEVQRLADRCVRRLRGAGLSGRTIVLKVRRYDFSTLTRSETLRGPTDDPGVVREAAARLLEAVDTTGGVRLLGVGVSGLADYTQEDLFAQAAGELGAEESGEEGDGSGEAAGVGDVVEVPVERRWAAGHDVVHAEFGHGWVQGSGLGRVTVRFETPESEPGRVRTFRVDDPLLTVADPLPLVRGRPGASVGGAGA; encoded by the coding sequence GTGAGAAGCGCGCCTACGATCCTGCACCTCGACATGGATGCCTTCTTCGCCTCGGCGGAGCAGGCCTCCAAGCCGAGTCTGCGCGGGAAAGCCGTGATCGTGGGCGGGCTCGGGCCGCGTGGTGTGGTGGCGACCGCGTCGTACGAGGCTCGGGTCTTCGGGGTCAATTCGGCGATGCCCATGGCGCAGGCGCGGCGGCTGGCGCCGAATGCCGCCTATCTCGTGCCGCGGTTCGGGTTCTACCGGTCGATCAGTGAGCAGGTCATGGCGCTGCTGCGGGCGCTGTCGCCGCTGGTGGAGCCGCTCAGTCTGGACGAGGCGTTCGTGGATTTGGAGGCCGGGGGAGCGGCCTGGGACGAGGCGTCGGCTCGGCTGGCGGGGGTGAAGCTGCGCGCCGACATACGGGCCTTCACGGGGCTCACCGGGTCTGTGGGGCTCGCGGCGTCGAAGATGCTGGCGAAGATCGCGTCGGAGCAGGCCAAGCCGGACGGGCTGGTGCTCATCGAGCCGGGGACCGAGCGGGCGTTGCTGGGGCCGATGTCGGTGCGGACCCTGCCGGGGGTGGGGCCGGCCACGGGGGACCATCTGCGGCGGGCCGGGATCCATACGGTCGATGAGCTGGCCGAGGCGGGGGAGGACGAGCTCGTGCGGCTGCTCGGGAAGGCGCATGGGCATGCGCTGTACGCGATGGCGCTGGCGCGGGATGAGCGGCCGGTGGTGGCCGAGCGGGAGACGAAGTCGGTGTCGGTGGAGGACACGTACGACGTCGACATCCATGACCGGGTGCGGGTCGGGCTTGAGGTGCAGCGGCTGGCGGATCGGTGTGTGCGGCGGTTGCGGGGGGCCGGGCTGTCCGGGCGGACCATCGTGTTGAAGGTGCGGCGGTACGACTTCTCGACGCTGACTCGATCCGAGACGTTGCGGGGGCCTACGGATGATCCGGGGGTGGTGCGGGAAGCGGCCGCGCGGTTGCTGGAGGCCGTCGACACCACGGGGGGTGTGCGGTTGCTGGGGGTCGGGGTGAGTGGGCTTGCGGATTACACGCAGGAGGATCTGTTCGCGCAGGCCGCGGGGGAGCTGGGGGCGGAGGAATCGGGGGAGGAGGGGGATGGCTCAGGTGAGGCTGCGGGGGTGGGGGACGTGGTGGAGGTGCCTGTGGAGCGGCGGTGGGCTGCGGGGCATGACGTGGTGCATGCCGAGTTCGGGCATGGGTGGGTGCAGGGGAGTGGGCTGGGGCGGGTGACTGTGCGGTTTGAGACGCCTGAGTCGGAGCCGGGGCGGGTGCGGACGTTTCGGGTTGATGATCCGTTGCTGACTGTTGCCGATCCGTTGCCCTTGGTGCGGGGGAGACCTGGGGCCTCGGTGGGCGGAGCTGGTGCGTGA
- a CDS encoding PRC-barrel domain-containing protein, translating into MQTDIDPRNLIGRKAFDRNGTKIGTIDEVYLDDATGVPEWAAIRTGLFSRDAFVPLEPSELIEGTLKVPFDRSLIKDAPDFGVGRHLSPEQELQLYHHYGLDITSPPPPDHDFGNLAGTEDADT; encoded by the coding sequence GTGCAGACCGACATCGATCCGCGCAACCTGATCGGCCGCAAGGCGTTCGACCGCAACGGCACGAAGATCGGCACGATTGACGAGGTCTACCTCGACGACGCGACCGGGGTGCCGGAGTGGGCAGCCATACGCACCGGCCTGTTCAGCAGAGACGCCTTCGTCCCCCTGGAACCCAGCGAACTGATCGAAGGCACGTTGAAGGTCCCCTTCGACCGCTCCCTAATCAAGGACGCCCCCGACTTCGGAGTAGGCCGCCACCTCTCCCCCGAACAAGAACTCCAGCTCTACCACCACTACGGCCTCGACATCACCTCCCCCCCACCCCCCGACCACGACTTCGGCAACCTGGCAGGAACAGAGGACGCGGACACGTAA
- the gcvP gene encoding aminomethyl-transferring glycine dehydrogenase gives MTAHRIPLSELELGIPFEQRHIGPDQEARAKMLAQVGYGSLDELTAAAVPDVIKNADSLALPGARTEAEVLAELRSLADRNQVLDSMIGLGYYGTFTPPVILRNVMENPAWYTAYTPYQPEISQGRLEALLNFQTMVADLTGLPTSGASLLDEGTAAAEAMALSRRMGKNKKGLFLIDADALPQTIAVIETRAEPTGVEVVVADLSEGIPAEIAAREINGVLIQYPGASGAVRDIKPVIEQAHELGALVTVAADLLALTLLTSPGELGADIAVGTTQRFGVPMGFGGPHAGYMAVHEKFARSLPGRLVGVSVDADGNKAYRLALQTREQHIRREKATSNICTAQVLLAVMAGMYAVYHGPEGLKGIAGRVHRYATILAAGLTAGGVEVVHGSYFDTVTVRVAGRAAEVVAAAREGGVNLWLVDADHVSVACDETTGRAQLAAVWSAFGVEGDVEALDAEAGDALPQGLLRGDEFLTHPVFHQYRSETAMLRYLRRLADRDYALDRGMIPLGSCTMKLNATTEMEPVTWPEFGQLHPFVPQEQAEGYLTLIHELEDRLAEVTGYDKVSLQPNAGSQGELAGLLAVRGYHRANGDEQRTVCLIPSSAHGTNAASAVMAGMKVVVVKTAEDGEIDVEDLRAKIEQHRDELAVLMITYPSTHGVFEEHVADICAQVHEAGGQVYVDGANLNALVGLAKPGHFGGDVSHLNLHKTFCIPHGGGGPGVGPVGVRAHLAPYLPNHPLQSGAGPETGVGPISAAPWGSAGILPISWSYVRLMGGEGLKRATQVAVLSANYIAKRLEPHFPVLYTGPGGLVAHECIIDLRPLSKATGVSVDDVAKRLIDYGFHAPTMSFPVAGTLMIEPTESEDLIELDRFCEAMIAIRAEIEKVGSGEWAADDNPLRNAPHTAAALGGEWEHGYSREEAVFPGGVSAAEKYWPPVRRIDQAFGDRNLVCSCPPLDAYED, from the coding sequence ATGACCGCCCACCGCATTCCGCTCTCCGAGCTCGAGCTGGGGATTCCCTTCGAGCAGCGTCACATCGGGCCTGACCAGGAAGCCCGGGCCAAGATGCTCGCCCAGGTCGGATACGGCTCGCTCGACGAGCTCACCGCCGCCGCGGTGCCGGATGTGATCAAGAACGCCGACTCCCTCGCGCTGCCGGGCGCGCGGACCGAGGCCGAGGTGCTCGCCGAGCTGCGCTCGCTCGCGGACCGCAACCAGGTGCTCGACTCCATGATCGGGCTCGGGTACTACGGGACCTTCACCCCGCCGGTCATCCTGCGCAATGTCATGGAGAACCCGGCCTGGTACACCGCCTACACGCCGTACCAGCCGGAGATCTCGCAGGGCCGGCTCGAGGCGCTGCTGAACTTCCAGACCATGGTCGCCGATCTCACGGGGCTGCCCACCTCCGGTGCCTCACTGCTCGACGAGGGGACCGCCGCGGCCGAGGCCATGGCACTGTCCCGGCGCATGGGCAAGAACAAGAAGGGCCTGTTCCTGATCGACGCGGACGCCCTTCCGCAGACCATCGCCGTGATCGAGACGCGTGCCGAGCCGACGGGTGTCGAGGTCGTCGTCGCCGACCTGAGCGAGGGCATTCCGGCCGAGATCGCCGCGCGCGAGATCAACGGCGTGCTCATCCAGTACCCGGGCGCCTCCGGAGCCGTGCGGGACATCAAGCCCGTCATCGAGCAGGCCCATGAGCTGGGGGCGCTCGTCACCGTCGCCGCCGATCTGCTCGCGCTGACGCTGCTGACGTCGCCCGGTGAGCTGGGCGCGGACATCGCGGTCGGTACCACGCAGCGCTTCGGTGTGCCCATGGGCTTCGGCGGTCCGCACGCCGGTTACATGGCCGTGCACGAGAAGTTCGCGCGCAGCCTGCCCGGCCGGCTCGTCGGGGTGTCCGTGGACGCGGACGGGAACAAGGCGTACCGGCTGGCGCTCCAGACGCGTGAGCAGCACATTCGCCGCGAGAAGGCGACCAGCAACATCTGTACGGCGCAGGTGCTCCTCGCCGTCATGGCGGGCATGTACGCCGTCTACCACGGGCCCGAGGGGCTGAAGGGCATCGCGGGCCGGGTCCACCGCTACGCCACGATCCTCGCCGCGGGGCTCACCGCGGGCGGGGTCGAGGTCGTGCACGGCTCCTACTTCGACACGGTCACCGTGCGGGTCGCCGGGCGGGCCGCCGAGGTCGTGGCCGCCGCGCGGGAAGGCGGCGTGAACCTGTGGCTCGTCGACGCCGACCATGTCTCCGTCGCCTGCGACGAGACCACCGGCCGCGCCCAGCTGGCCGCCGTGTGGAGCGCGTTCGGGGTCGAGGGCGACGTCGAGGCGCTGGACGCCGAGGCCGGGGACGCGCTGCCGCAGGGGCTGCTGCGCGGGGACGAGTTCCTGACTCACCCGGTCTTCCACCAGTACCGCTCCGAGACGGCGATGCTGCGCTACCTGCGCCGTCTGGCGGACCGTGACTACGCGCTCGACCGCGGCATGATCCCGCTGGGCTCCTGCACGATGAAGCTCAACGCGACCACCGAGATGGAGCCGGTCACCTGGCCGGAGTTCGGGCAGCTGCACCCCTTCGTGCCCCAGGAGCAGGCCGAGGGCTACCTCACGCTCATCCACGAGCTGGAGGACCGTCTCGCCGAGGTCACCGGGTACGACAAGGTCTCGCTCCAGCCCAACGCCGGGTCGCAGGGTGAGCTGGCCGGTCTGCTCGCCGTACGCGGATACCACCGGGCCAACGGCGACGAGCAGCGGACCGTGTGCCTCATCCCGTCCTCCGCGCACGGCACCAACGCCGCCAGCGCCGTGATGGCGGGCATGAAGGTCGTCGTCGTCAAGACCGCCGAGGACGGCGAGATCGACGTCGAGGACCTGCGGGCGAAGATCGAGCAGCACCGCGACGAGCTGGCGGTGCTGATGATCACGTACCCCTCGACGCACGGTGTGTTCGAGGAGCACGTCGCCGACATCTGCGCGCAGGTGCACGAGGCGGGCGGCCAGGTCTACGTCGACGGTGCCAACCTGAACGCCCTGGTGGGGCTGGCCAAGCCCGGCCACTTCGGCGGTGACGTCTCGCACCTGAACCTGCACAAGACCTTCTGCATCCCGCACGGCGGAGGCGGTCCGGGCGTCGGTCCGGTGGGTGTACGGGCGCACCTGGCGCCGTATCTGCCGAACCACCCGCTCCAGTCGGGCGCCGGTCCGGAGACCGGTGTCGGGCCGATCTCGGCGGCGCCGTGGGGTTCGGCGGGGATCCTGCCGATCTCGTGGTCGTACGTCCGGCTCATGGGCGGCGAGGGGCTCAAGCGGGCCACGCAGGTCGCGGTGCTCAGCGCCAACTACATCGCCAAGCGGCTCGAACCGCACTTCCCGGTGCTGTACACGGGTCCGGGCGGGCTCGTCGCGCACGAGTGCATCATCGATCTGCGGCCGCTGTCGAAGGCGACCGGCGTGAGCGTCGACGATGTGGCCAAGCGGCTCATCGACTACGGCTTCCACGCGCCGACGATGTCCTTCCCCGTCGCCGGCACGCTGATGATCGAGCCGACGGAGTCCGAGGACCTGATCGAGCTGGACCGGTTCTGCGAGGCGATGATCGCCATTCGCGCGGAGATCGAGAAGGTCGGTTCCGGGGAGTGGGCCGCGGACGACAACCCGCTGCGGAACGCTCCGCACACCGCCGCCGCGCTGGGCGGGGAGTGGGAGCACGGGTACAGCCGTGAGGAGGCCGTGTTCCCGGGCGGGGTCTCGGCCGCGGAGAAGTACTGGCCGCCGGTGCGCCGTATCGACCAGGCCTTCGGTGACCGCAACCTCGTCTGCTCGTGCCCGCCGCTGGACGCGTACGAGGACTGA
- a CDS encoding TOBE domain-containing protein codes for MPLSIRNQLPGTVTAITPGEAMATVKVGLAGGHDLTAAITREAVEDLALAPGSEVRALVKSTEVSLATAPVTGLSIRNQLPGTVTGIATGNAMTTVRIKVPGGDLTSAITTDAATDLALSPGTSVVALIKSTEIALATP; via the coding sequence ATGCCCCTGAGCATCCGCAACCAACTCCCCGGCACCGTCACCGCCATCACCCCCGGCGAGGCCATGGCCACGGTCAAGGTCGGCCTCGCCGGCGGCCACGACCTCACGGCCGCGATCACCAGAGAAGCCGTCGAGGACCTCGCCCTCGCCCCGGGCTCCGAAGTCCGCGCCCTGGTGAAGTCGACCGAGGTCTCCCTCGCCACCGCCCCCGTGACCGGCCTGTCGATCCGCAACCAGCTCCCCGGCACGGTGACCGGAATCGCGACGGGCAACGCGATGACGACGGTACGGATCAAGGTGCCCGGCGGCGACCTGACCTCGGCGATCACCACGGACGCGGCCACCGACCTGGCCCTGTCCCCCGGCACCTCCGTGGTGGCCCTGATCAAGTCGACGGAAATCGCCCTCGCGACCCCCTGA
- a CDS encoding APC family permease: protein MATTEHPPPSRLRAWMLEGLSDMGKGHGPQRPHAEPEPAHKGQPWYRVMCLTGVDYFSTLGYQPGIAALAAGLLSPIATIVLVIVTLAGALPVYRRVAEESPHGEGSIAMLERLLSFWKGKLFVLTLLGFAATDFLITITLSAADASTHLVENPHLNETLHDQQMLVTLILVALLGAVFLKGFLEAIGVAVALVVTYLSLNAVVVAVGLWHVITEGHVVTDWTDALTAEHGNVFVVIGMALIIFPKLALGMSGFETGVAVMPHVKGDPDDTEEQPKGRIRDTKKLLTAAALIMSCFLITTSFITTLLIPEKDFEEGGPANGRALAYLAHDYLGGAFGTVYDVSTIAILWFAGASAMAGLLNLMPRYLPRYGMAPHWARAVRPMVIVFTLVGFLVTWIFDADVDAQGGAYATGVLVLISSAAIAVTIAARKAGQRNWTIAFGVISAVFLYTTTVNVIERPDGVKIGACFIAGIILISLLSRLLRAFELRVTSVTLDPMAERFVRDIASRKIRFIANEPDNRDKAEYRDKIEQIRQDNDVPGQEDFVFVEVTVTDPSEFEAGLTVRGEVLHDRYRVLTLESSSVPNALAAFLLHVRDTTGCTPHIYFEWTEGNPFANFLRFFLFGQGEVAPVTREVLREAEPDRARRPRVHTG, encoded by the coding sequence ATGGCCACCACGGAACACCCCCCGCCCAGCCGCCTGCGCGCCTGGATGCTGGAGGGCCTGTCCGACATGGGCAAGGGCCACGGCCCGCAGCGCCCGCACGCCGAACCCGAGCCGGCCCACAAGGGCCAGCCCTGGTACCGGGTGATGTGCCTGACCGGCGTCGACTACTTCTCCACCCTCGGCTACCAGCCGGGCATCGCGGCCCTCGCGGCCGGCCTGCTGTCACCGATCGCGACCATCGTGCTGGTGATCGTCACCCTGGCCGGGGCCCTGCCGGTGTACCGGCGGGTGGCCGAGGAGAGCCCCCACGGCGAGGGCTCGATCGCCATGCTGGAACGGCTGCTCTCCTTCTGGAAGGGCAAGCTCTTCGTCCTCACCCTGCTCGGCTTCGCCGCCACCGACTTCCTGATCACCATCACGCTCTCGGCCGCCGACGCCTCGACCCACCTCGTCGAGAACCCGCACCTCAATGAGACCCTGCACGACCAGCAGATGCTGGTCACACTGATCCTCGTGGCCCTGCTCGGCGCGGTGTTCCTCAAGGGCTTTCTGGAGGCGATCGGGGTCGCGGTCGCCCTGGTGGTGACCTACCTCAGCCTGAACGCCGTGGTGGTGGCCGTCGGCCTGTGGCACGTGATCACCGAGGGACACGTCGTCACCGACTGGACCGACGCCCTGACCGCCGAGCACGGCAACGTCTTCGTCGTGATCGGCATGGCCCTGATCATCTTCCCCAAGCTGGCCCTCGGCATGTCCGGCTTCGAGACCGGCGTCGCTGTGATGCCCCACGTCAAGGGCGACCCCGACGACACCGAGGAACAGCCCAAGGGCCGTATCCGGGACACCAAGAAGCTGCTCACCGCGGCCGCCCTGATCATGAGCTGCTTCCTGATCACCACCAGCTTCATCACCACCCTGCTGATCCCCGAGAAGGACTTCGAGGAGGGCGGCCCGGCCAACGGCCGCGCCCTCGCCTACCTCGCGCACGACTACCTCGGCGGCGCCTTCGGCACGGTCTACGACGTCTCCACGATCGCCATCCTCTGGTTCGCCGGCGCCTCCGCGATGGCGGGCCTGCTGAACCTGATGCCGCGCTATCTGCCCCGCTACGGCATGGCCCCGCACTGGGCCCGCGCGGTGCGCCCGATGGTCATCGTGTTCACCCTGGTCGGCTTCCTGGTCACCTGGATCTTCGACGCCGACGTCGACGCCCAGGGCGGCGCCTACGCCACCGGCGTACTCGTCCTCATCAGCTCCGCCGCCATCGCCGTGACCATCGCCGCCCGCAAGGCGGGACAGCGGAACTGGACCATCGCCTTCGGCGTGATTTCGGCGGTGTTCCTCTACACGACGACCGTGAACGTCATCGAGCGCCCCGACGGTGTGAAGATCGGCGCCTGCTTCATCGCGGGCATCATCCTGATCTCCCTGCTCTCGCGGCTGCTGCGCGCCTTCGAGCTGCGCGTGACCAGCGTGACGCTCGACCCCATGGCGGAACGATTCGTCCGGGACATCGCCAGCCGGAAGATCCGCTTCATCGCCAACGAGCCCGACAACCGGGACAAGGCCGAGTACCGCGACAAGATCGAGCAGATCCGCCAGGACAACGACGTCCCCGGCCAGGAGGACTTCGTCTTCGTCGAGGTGACGGTGACGGACCCGTCGGAGTTCGAGGCGGGCCTGACCGTGCGCGGCGAGGTCCTCCACGACCGCTACCGCGTCCTGACCCTGGAGTCCTCCTCCGTCCCGAACGCCCTGGCCGCCTTCCTCCTCCACGTCCGCGACACCACGGGCTGCACGCCGCACATCTACTTCGAGTGGACCGAGGGCAACCCCTTCGCCAACTTCCTCCGCTTCTTCCTCTTCGGCCAGGGCGAGGTCGCCCCCGTGACCCGAGAGGTCCTGCGCGAGGCGGAACCGGACCGAGCCCGCCGCCCCCGCGTCCACACCGGCTGA
- a CDS encoding APC family permease, whose amino-acid sequence MSVLTAEQDAVPADEEPPDTGERHRLTAVTGLAALSLDAMASVAYGPEAIVLVLAAAGAHGLGFTLPVTLAIAGLLAVLVASYRQVIAAFPDGGGSYAVAKRHLGARTSLVAAASLVLDYVLNVAVAVTAGVAALTSAFPELYADRLWLCLAVLVLITGVNLRGIVEAARAFIVPTVVFVGSILVLIAVGLFRSAPASTATAEGHASVLADNATTVGALLLLKAFASGCSALTGVEAIANAVPSFRTPRAKRAQHAEVALGAVLGVMLIGLSVLISRFHLQPVEGVTVLAQLADASLGHNWAFYVIQFATMILLALSANTSFGGLPVLLKLLARDNYLPHVFALKADRQVHRHGVLALALVSAALLVFSGGDTNTLVPLFAIGVFVGFTIAQVGMVRHWRQAGAPRKALLNGFGGLLTGVSAVVVTATKFEEGAWLVVIALPLLVLAFETVHRAYARIGERLGLGRIPEAPHRDRSVVIVPVSSLSRLTSEALTAAASLGDEVRAVTVCYPDAEDRAGLHALELAWAEWDPGVPLVRLSCERRSLGRPIAAYVRAVTAAEPATRVTVLIPETEPERLWQRLLQNQRGAVVAHAVRRDTDAVICRLRFRLH is encoded by the coding sequence ATGTCCGTGCTGACCGCCGAGCAGGACGCCGTCCCCGCTGACGAGGAACCACCCGATACCGGTGAGCGCCATCGCCTCACCGCGGTCACCGGACTGGCCGCGCTGTCCCTGGACGCGATGGCGTCCGTCGCCTACGGGCCCGAGGCGATCGTGCTCGTCCTGGCGGCTGCCGGCGCCCACGGGCTCGGCTTCACGCTGCCGGTCACGCTGGCCATCGCGGGCCTGCTGGCGGTGCTGGTCGCCTCCTATCGGCAAGTCATCGCGGCCTTCCCGGACGGCGGCGGCTCGTACGCCGTCGCCAAACGGCACCTGGGAGCGCGCACCAGCCTGGTGGCGGCCGCCTCGCTGGTCCTGGACTACGTTCTCAACGTCGCCGTCGCCGTCACGGCCGGTGTCGCCGCCCTGACCTCCGCCTTTCCGGAGCTCTACGCCGACCGGCTGTGGCTGTGCCTGGCCGTCCTGGTGCTGATCACCGGCGTCAATCTGCGCGGCATCGTCGAGGCGGCCAGAGCCTTCATCGTGCCGACCGTCGTGTTCGTCGGGTCGATCCTCGTGCTGATAGCGGTCGGCCTCTTCCGGTCCGCACCCGCCAGCACCGCCACTGCCGAGGGCCACGCCTCCGTGCTCGCCGACAACGCCACCACCGTCGGCGCCCTGCTCCTGCTGAAGGCATTCGCCTCCGGATGCAGCGCCCTCACCGGCGTCGAGGCCATCGCCAACGCCGTCCCCTCCTTCCGCACCCCGCGGGCCAAGCGGGCCCAGCACGCCGAGGTCGCCCTGGGCGCGGTCCTCGGTGTGATGCTGATCGGTCTTTCGGTGCTGATCTCCCGCTTCCACCTCCAGCCGGTCGAGGGCGTCACCGTCCTCGCCCAGCTCGCGGACGCCTCGCTCGGCCACAACTGGGCCTTCTACGTCATCCAGTTCGCCACGATGATCCTGCTGGCCCTGTCGGCCAACACCTCCTTCGGCGGTCTCCCAGTGCTGCTGAAGCTGCTCGCCCGCGACAACTACCTGCCGCACGTCTTCGCCCTCAAGGCCGACCGGCAGGTCCACCGGCACGGCGTGCTCGCCCTGGCCCTCGTCTCGGCCGCGCTGCTGGTCTTCTCCGGAGGCGACACCAACACCCTCGTGCCGCTGTTCGCCATCGGTGTCTTCGTCGGCTTCACCATTGCCCAGGTGGGCATGGTCCGGCACTGGCGTCAGGCAGGAGCTCCTCGGAAGGCGCTGCTCAACGGGTTCGGCGGCCTGCTCACCGGTGTCTCCGCCGTCGTCGTCACCGCGACCAAGTTCGAGGAGGGCGCCTGGCTCGTCGTCATCGCCCTGCCGCTGCTCGTGCTCGCCTTCGAGACCGTGCACCGCGCCTACGCACGCATCGGTGAGCGGCTCGGCCTCGGCCGTATCCCCGAGGCCCCGCACCGGGACCGCTCGGTCGTGATCGTCCCCGTCTCCTCGCTGTCCCGGCTCACCTCCGAGGCCCTGACGGCCGCCGCCTCCCTCGGCGACGAGGTCCGGGCGGTCACCGTCTGCTACCCCGACGCCGAGGACCGGGCGGGGCTGCACGCCCTGGAGCTGGCCTGGGCGGAGTGGGACCCCGGGGTGCCGCTCGTCCGGCTGAGCTGTGAGCGCCGCTCACTGGGCCGTCCCATCGCCGCGTACGTCCGTGCGGTCACCGCCGCGGAGCCCGCCACGCGGGTCACCGTGCTGATCCCGGAGACCGAGCCGGAGCGGCTGTGGCAGCGGCTGCTCCAGAACCAGCGCGGTGCCGTGGTCGCGCATGCCGTGCGGCGCGACACCGACGCGGTCATCTGCCGACTGCGCTTCCGGCTGCACTGA